The window GTCAGTGTGCTCGACTCGATCGGCGCCTCGCTGCGTCTGACCGAAGGTGCCGAGACACTGTTCGCCGAACTCAAGCGCCTGGGCTACAAGACCGCGATCCTGTCGGGTGGCTTCACCTATTTTGCCCGGCAGTTGCAGGCGAAACTGGGTATCGACTACGTATTCGCCAACGAACTGGAAGTGGTGGACGGCAAGTGCACCGGCGTTGCGGTTGAGCCGATCGTCGATGCCCAGCGCAAGGCCGACCTGCTGCGTGAGCTGGCCGCCAAGGAAGGTTTGAGCCTGGAACAGACCATTGCCGTCGGTGATGGCGCCAACGACTTGCCGATGCTGGGGATTGCCGGCCTGGGTGTGGCCTTCCGCGCCAAGCCGCTGGTGCGCAAGTCGGCCAAGCAGGTGATTTCCACCCTCGGTCTGGATGGCGTGCTGTATCTGCTGGGCATGCAGGACCGCCACGGTCGCAACTGACGGCCTGCTCTTGTCGGCACGGGGCCTGTCGCTGGGCAGGTCCCTTGCTAGAGTGTCTTCCACAGCGAGCCGAAGTCTTCCTCCTGGCCGCCTGTGTCACTTCCCGAGGCTGTGCTCCCGGCCGCTGCCGGTTGCTCGAGCAGCCGATATTCAAACTGGTTGAAGCTGCCGGTGCTGGCCTTTCGGGTATTCAGCGCAGCGCGACGTTCATCACCATTGGTATTGATCATCACCTTGTGGCCTTCCTGGAACGGTAGGCGCGGTGCCAGTAAGGTGGCGGGCACGCCGATGGCGCTGATTTCCGGCAGCAGCAGCGCGCGCAGGTACTGGCTGTTCTCCTCGCTGTTGCGCACCAGTTGCAGGCCGCATGGCTGGGCGTGCGGGGCGATCAGCTCGATCCCCATCTGCGTCCCGCCGCTGCGCACCTGGCGAATCCAGCGCACCACCGCGACGCTCCAGCCGTGGGAGGTCGCATCCTGGATGCCGACCAGTTCTCCGGCCTGCAATTGGCTGGGCACTTCCCGTGGCCAGGCCAGGCAATAGCCGCCAGGGCTGTGGTTGATGATCTGCAGGCTGAAGGTCGGGAAGTCTTCAGCGCTGTTGGCCGCTGCCTGGCTGGTGTCGGCTTCCGTCGGGTGATACTGGATTTCCTCGTAGGGCAGCAGCGTGTCGGCGCTGCCGTGACGCTCGGCGTCGAAGGCCAGGGCCCAGCTGTCCTTCTGTGCGCTGTTGGCCAGCTGCGCGGAAAAGTGTGCGGCACGGCTGGCTGTCGGGCTCTTGAGGATTTCGCTGAAGGAACGCTGCCCGCCCAGGTAGAAGTGCAGGGCACTCATGCCGATGCACAGGGTCAGCGAACCCTGCCCTGGTGTGCGCTGGAAGCTCCGTTCGGCCGATTCGCCCCAGGCCGCGCAGAGGTGTTGCAGGGTGTCCAGGCTCAAGCCGCTGGGGACCAGCAGGCGTGATTGCCCGCGCAGTTCGGCGGGTTGGTCGAGGTAGTCCTTCATGGCCTCGACCAGGGCCAGGGTATTGATGCCCATCAGGCTGGAACGCTGCTCGATGGCGAACAGCGAAGTGTAGCGTGGCGGCGCATCTGTCCGTGGGGCGACGGCGAACAGGCTCGATGCCAGGCCGGCGTCCTGCAGCTTGACCAGGCTACTCCAGGGCTCGAGTACCTCGGCCAGCCGGGCGATATTGTTCTGACGCATCTGGTTGCAGCGCGAGCAACCCAGCAGCAGCGCGACGATGTAGGTCTGCTCGATGGTCAGGGACTGGGTCTGGCTGGCCAGTTCGTCACGCACCGTGCTTTGCTGGAGCTGATGGGCGACGGCGACCTGGTACAGCTGGTGTACCTCGAGCCACAGGCCCTCCGGTACCGGGCAGTACAACTGGTTGGCGCGGATCAGCGGGCCATTGAGGCAATGCAGGGCGCGCTGTACCGCCAGGGTCAGCAGCCCGGCGCGCTCCTTGCTGAACTTGGAGGCAATACGTACCGCGATCTGCTTGTAGCCGATGGCCAGGTGGTTCTGCAGGGCCTGGCAGAGGTTGGCGACCTTGCGCGGACGTTCGTCGAGCACCACGGACTGGTTGAGGAAATGTCGCTCCAGGTGCTTGCAGACGTAATACACCTCGGGGCGTAGCAGCTCGAGCAGTTGCAGGCGGTTTTCGCTGGGGGTGAGGAACTGGTTGAGCTCGGCCAGGCCCTGGTAAAGCAGGCGCGCGGTTTCACCGAGGTTGGCTTTCGGCAGTTCAGCGATCCAACGTCTCAGATCACGCGGCGTTCCATCGCAGAAGGACAGGCTCAACTGCGTGGGCGTCGGCGCGCGTAACAGAAGATGGGGGCTCGGATTGCTCATCTAACGGGCCAGCTCCAGCAAGGAAAACGTGCATCATCCATCGGCAAGGTGACAAAAAATTGGTGGCAATATAATGCCACGACTCTAGCAGCAATACGTTTCAGGTGCATCGTTGCCGGTCGGTTCCTGTTGCGACCGATTGTCCATGGCGTGGCCTCGCGCAATTCGGTTCGCGAGGCCACTGGCCCGTCAGGCCTGCTTGGGCAGGCCCAGGCCCTGGCCCATGCTCACGGTCGACCCGGCGCCCAGGCTTTCGGCCCATTTTACCTGGTCGGGGCCGAACAGCACGATGGCGGTCGAACCGAGTTTGAAACGACCGAGCTCCGCACCCTTTTCCAGGTGGATCGGTGCACGGGCTGCCTCATCGTAGCGGAAAGTCTTGAGCTCGCGCTTGGGTGGCGTGACCAGGCCGGCCCAGACGGTCTCGACCGAGGCAACGATCATCGCGCCGACCAGCACGACGGCCATCGGCCCGCGCTCGGTGTCGAACAGGCAGACGACCCGCTCGTTGCGGGCGAACAGTTCCGGAACGTTCTCGGCGGTGGTCTGGTTGACCGAGAACAGGCGGCCCGGCACGTAGACCATCTCGCGCAAGGTGCCAGCCAGTGGCATGTGCACCCGGTGGTAGTCCTTGGGCGACAGGTAGATGGTGGCGAACTCGCCGCCCATGAATGGCGCGGCGAGCGCGGCATCACCGCCCAGCAGTTCGAGGGCGCTGAAGCTGTGGCCCTTGGCCTGGAAGATCCGGCCATGTTCGATCGGACCGAGCTGGCTGACCGCACCGTCGGCCGGGCAGAGGATCGCGCCCGGCGTCGGGTCGAGGGGGCGGGCACCGTCTTTCAAGGCGCGGGTGAAGAAGGCGTTGAAGTGCTCGTAGGCGGTCAGGTCCTCGACCAGTGCCTGGGACATGTCCACCTGGTAGCGCTTGGCGAACCAGGCGGTGAAGGCGTTCTTGAACCAGCGCACGCGGCATTCGGCAATGCAGCCGGCCAGGCGCGACAGCAGGTGATGGGGCAGCAGGTACTGGCTGAGGATGAACAAACTCTTTTTCATCGAGGGTCCTTGTGAATCTCAAATCTCTACAGGGGTGTCGGGGTGGTTGCCCCATTCGCCCCAGGAGCCGGCGTAGCCCTTGACGCGCGGATAACCGAGCGCCTTGGCCACCAGATAGGTGAAGCCGGAACGGTGGTGGGTCTGGCAATGGGTGATCACTTCCTTGTCGGGAGTGATGCCCAGGCTGTCGAGAATCGCTGGCATGTCCTTGCGGATGCGCAGGCTGCGCTCCTTGTCCATGCCGGCGGTCCATTCGAAGTTGACCGCGCCGGGGATGTGCCCACCCTTGGCGGCCAGGACCTTCTCGCCCGAGTACTCCAGCGGGCCACGGGCGTCCCAGATTGCCAGGTCGGCTGCGCCCAGGCGTGATTGCAGGTAGTCGCGGGTGGCGGTCGGTGCCTCGTGCAGGGTCAGGGCGACCGGTCCGCCGGCTGCCGCCGGGCTGTCTTCGGACAGTGGCAGGTCTTCGTCCAGCCACGCCAGCAGGCCGCCGTCGAGGTAGTGGTAGCGAGTATGGCCGATGACGTCCAGCAGCCAGATGAAGCGACCGGCCCAACCGCCGCCTTCGTCGTCATAGACCACATAGACCGCGTCCGGGTTGTGCCCCAGTTCGCCGAACAGGGCTTGCAGCGCCTCTTTTGGTGGCATCAGGCCCGGAGCCGGAGGCTGGCCCAGCTGGGTGCGCTTGGGGTCGACGAAGCGGGCGCCGGGAATGTGCCCTGCGCTGTAGCGGGCGCTGCTGGTCAGGTCCACCAGGATCAGGCCGGGGGTGTCGAGGCGCGGCAGCAGGTCGCTGGGCTCGATTACCAGTGGCAAGCCGGAGAAGTCAGGCATGTGGGGTCTCCTGGACGCAAAGGGGAGGATTGTAGCGCAAGCTTCAGGCGCTGCGGTTGGTAAAGGCGTGCAGCGCCTTCTCGATGCATTGCACGGTCTTGCCGAAGGCCTGCACGGTGATTTCCGAAAACGGTACGCCTTCCTGGTCGCCCAGGATCACCATCACCACGCGGCCGTTGTTGCTCAGTGAGCGCAGCAGCAGGTGCTCGCCAGGCAGAAACTGGGCCCGCAGGCTGTTGGGCAGCAGGGCGAGGAACTGCGGAGCGTTTTCCGGCGACAGGCGAAGCTGCGTCGGCTGGCTCATCAGGCGCTGCAGGAGCGTGCTCTGGGCCACCTGGAGGGTCAGGTGGCTCGATTCCGCAGGCAGGCCGGCGGTCTGGTGGACTCGCAGGGCGCTGCGGCTACGGTCGGTCATCAGGATCATCACCCGGCGCAGGCCACAGGCCGCCAGGGCATCGCGGGCCACGGTGGTCAGGTGCATGGCATTGGTGAAACGGCTGGGGGTGGCCAGCAACTGGGCGCAGTGCTTGCGCCAGGCGCCCATCGCCTCGGCGGTCGGGGCGGCGGCGGGCTGCTGGTCGGCGTGAGTGCGGCGCGCATGCCAGGGCCAGATCAGGGCTTCGGCGGGGTGCCACAGGTCCTGCATCGAATGCTGGTTGGCGCTCTGGGCCGCCTGCTGGTGGATCTGCTGCTGCAACTCGCTCATCGGTTGCTGCAGGTACAGGCTCGACAGGTACTGCCAGCGCAGGCAGTGCGGACTGTCCCAGGCCTGCTGTGCCGCCACGGCCAGGCCGTTGGCCAGCAGCACGGTGTTGGCGGGCTGGTTCAGCCAGCGCTGCAGCTCCGGGTCGGCATCCAGTTGCTGTTGCTGATGCAGCGGGTTTTCGCTGTCGCGGGCAATGCGCAATGCCCGGACCAGGGTTTTGCTTTCATTCAGCAACAATTGATAGCCCTGGGTCACCCACATCGGCAGGCGCCAGAACTCCGCCATGGCCAGGCACAGTTCCAGCAGGCGAACACCGAACAGCTCCCGTTCGACCTTGGCGGCAGGCTCGTGCTTGTGCAGGACGCGCAGCTCCCAGGCTTCGAGCAGCTTGGGATGGGTCAGCGCCAGTGGCCACAGCGGTGCGAGGAACAGCAGGCTGCCCCAGTGGATGTCCTGCCAGAGCCGGGCCAGGCGTGCGGCGAACAGGCCGTTGGCCTGCTGGCTGGCGTGCTGGCTGATCAGTTGCAACTGCCGCAGGGCGATCGGGATGTCTTCCGGCAGCCGCGCGGGCAGGCGTTCGAGCAGTTCCCCGGTGCGCTTGAGGCCGAGACGATTGATGGCGACCTCGAGGTTCTCGGCCGGCTCCGTCATGCTGCCCTGGGTGTGGTGGTTGGCTTCGCAGATCACGCTCAGCGCCAGGGCTGGGCTATCCTGCATGAGCTCGGCGATATCGCGTAGCGAGCTGCGGCTGTCGGCAATGGCCCGGCAGACGCGGTCATGACTGTCCTGCGGGACAGGCAGGCGTACGCCCTGCAGCAGCTTGGTCCAGCCTTGCAGGGTTTTCGGTCTTGCACTGGACACAGCCGTTTCATTCGTCATGATTGAACGCGATCATCATCGTAGGTGCGCCCGGGTGGGCCTGGTGGCGCCGCGCAGGCCCTGCTGCCGAGGCCATGCACTGCCGGTTTTCTGGCTTTTCGCCTGAACTGGCTATAGTCTGGCGCAGTTTCGCCGATAAGTAGAAGAAGAGATTTACTAACTTCCGAATATGACCTTGAACCCGACTCAACAAGTACTCTCATTCTATGGCTAAAATCATCGGCATCATTGTCGTATTCGCGAGCGTGCTCGGCGGGTACGTGCTCTCCCACGGCAAGATCGCCGCGCTCATCCAGCCTTTCGAGGTGATGATCATCGGCGGTGCGGCGTTGGGTGCTTTCCTGCAGTCCAACCCGGGCTACATGACCATGCACGTGGTCAAGAAAGCCCTGAGCATGTTCGGTTCGCGCTTCAGCCACGCTTTCTACATGGAAGTGCTGGGGCTGATCTACGAGATCCTCAACAAGAGCCGCCGCGAGGGCATGATGGCGATCGAGGGCGACATCGAGGATGCCGCCGCCAGCCCGATTTTCGCCAAGTACCCGGCGGTCCTGAAGGATGAGCGCATGACCGCGTTCATCTGCGATTACCTGCGCATCATGTCCTCCGGCAACATGGCTCCCCATGAGCTGGAAGGCCTGTTCGACATGGAGCTGCTGAGCATGAAGGAAGAGCTCGAGCATCCCTCCCATGCCGTGACCGGTATTGCCGACGGCATGCCCGGTTTCGGTATCGTCGCGGCGGTACTGGGTATCGTGGTAACCATGGCGTCTTTGGGCGACGGCGACCAGAAGTCCATCGGTCTGCACGTGGGTGCGGCACTGGTCGGTACCTTCTTCGGTATTCTCGCGGCCTACGGTTTCTTCGGTCCACTGGCGCAGTGCCTGGCCCATGATGCCAAGGAAGAGGTGAACGTCTACGAGGCGATCAAGGCTTCCCTGGTCGCCTCGGCCTCCGGCATGCCACCGTCGCTGGCCGTGGAGTTCGGGCGCAAGGTGCTCTATCCGAAGCACCGGCCGAGCTTCGCCGAGCTGGAACAAGCGGTTCGCGGTCGCTGAGTCATGGAGAATAATCAGCCGATCATCATCAAGCGCGTCAAGCGCTTTGGCGGCGGGCACCACGGCGGTGCCTGGAAAATCGCCTTTGCCGACTTCGCAACGGCGATGATGGCGTTCTTCCTGGTGTTGTGGCTGATGTCCACCGCGACCCCGGAACAGAAGATCGCCATCGCCGGCTACTTCAAGGATCCGATCGGTTTCTCCGAGAGCGGCACGCCCTACATTATCGACCTGGGTGGTTCACCGACGCTGGCACCGGACAAGACGCTCAATCCGGAAGTGAAGTCCCAGCCACAGCCGGACAAGGTCACGGTCGACACCGACCAGGTCGAAGGCATGGCCGAGCAGGTCGAGAAGGAGCGCCTGGAGCTGCTGCTGCAGGAGTTGCAGAACAAGGTCGATGAAAGTCCGCAGTTGCAGAAGTTCAAGGACCAGATCCTGTTCGAGATCACCCCGGACGGCCTGCGCATCCAGATCATGGACGCGGAGAACCGGCCGATGTTCGACTCCGGCAGTGCGCGCCTGAAGCCTTACTTCGAGGACATCCTGCTGGCGATGGCCGACACCATCAAGGCGGTGCCGAACAAGGTCAGCATCAGCGGCCATACCGATGCCAAGCCATACTCGGGCACCGGCGACTTCGGCAACTGGGAGCTGTCGGCCAACCGCGCCAACGCCGCACGCCGGGCCCTGGTGGCTGGTAGCTATCCGGACTCGCAAGTGGCGCGGGTGGTCGGTTATGCCTCCTCGGCACTGTTCGACAAGGCCGATCCGTTCAACCCGGTCAACCGCCGTATCGACATCGTCGTGCTGACCAAGAAGGCCCAGAAAGCCATCGAGGGTGAGCAGGGTGCGGATGAAGCCAAGCCGGATGGCGCGGCCCCAGGTGCGCCGGGGGCCTCGAATGCGGCTCCGGCCGACCCGAATGCGTTGCCGGCGGACAAGCAGCCACTGCCGGCCCATGAGGTTCGGCAGCGCTTGAACATCTTCGAGGATGGCGTGTTGAAGATGGACGAGACCGGCAAGCCCAAGACCGGCTCCTGAGCCAGACGAAAAGGCCGCGATGATCGCGGCCTTTTCGTGTTCGTCAGTTGTTCAGTAGGTATCTTGCGGCAGGCTGGCGATGATCGAGCGGTAGCTGTTCATCCGCTGCTGCTGGATGCGCCCGTCTTCCAGGGCCTTGAGCAGGGCGCAGCCGGGCTCGCGGTCGTGCTTGCAGTCGCGGAAGCGGCAGGTGCCGATCAGGTCATTGAATTCGATGAAGCCGGCCTCGACGTCGGCGCGGCTGACATGGCCCAGGCCGAATTCGCGAATCCCCGGCGAGTCGATCAGTTCACCACCGCCCGGGAAGTGGAACAGGCGCGCGGTGGTGGTGGTGTGGGTGCCCTGGCCGGACAGCTCGGAGAGCGGACCCACACGAGTTTCCACCTCGGGCAGCAGGCTGTTGACCAGCGACGACTTGCCAACCCCGGATTGGCCGACGAACACACTGATGCGCCCGTCCAGCTGCTGTTGAAGCTGCTCCATGCCATTGCCGTGATGAGCCGAGACCTCCAGCAGCGGGTAACCCAGTTGCCGATAGACCGCCAGCAGGGCATTGAGGGCCGGTGCGTTGTGCTCGTCGATCAGGTCGAACTTGTTCAACAGCAGCAGCGGACGGATACCGGCGTGTTCGGCGGCCACCAGGTAGCGGTCGATCAGGTTGGCATGGGGCTCGGGCAGCGGCGCGAAGACGATCACGATCATGTCGACGTTGGCGGCCACCGGCTTGAGCTGGCCGCGGCTGTCCGGGCGCTTGAGCTCGGTGGTGCGCGGCAGTTGCGCGACGATCACGCCGATGCCCTGGTTGCCAGGGCGCCAGACCACCTGGTCGCCGGTCACCAGGGCGGGCAGGTTGGCCCGCAGGTGGCAGCGGAATACCTGGCCCTTGAGTTCCCCCTCCAGGGCCTCGACCTCGACCTGCACGCCGAAGTGCGCAATCACCAGGCCGGTCTGTTCGGGTCCCAGGTCACCGCCCTCCAGTGCTTCCACGGCCTGTGACTCGCGTTTGGCGGCGCGTGCGGCGCGTTCGCCCTGGATCTTTTCGATGCGCCAGTTTTGGCGGCGGTTGAGCTGGCGTTTGGCCATGGGTGTTCCGTGTGGTCGAATCGTCGGGGAGGGTCAAGCGGTCGCGAGTTTAGCACGCCCGGCAGCCACAGCCTGCGCTAAACTGTGCGGCTATGCCGAGGAGTCAAGCTATGCAAAATCCACAGAACCTGATCTGGATCGACCTGGAGATGACCGGTCTCGACCCGGACACCGATGTCATCATCGAAATGGCCACCATCGTCACCGACAGCGATCTCAACACCCTGGCCGAAGGCCCGGTGATCGCCATCCACCAGAGCGACGAGATTCTTGCCGGCATGGATGAGTGGAACACTCGCCAGCACGGCGGTTCGGGCCTGACCCAGCGCGTGCGTGAGAGCCGCATCAGCATGGCCGAGGCCGAGGCGCAGACCATTGCCTTCCTGGAGCAGTGGGTGCCGAAGGGCAAGTCGCCGATCTGTGGCAACAGCATCTGCCAGGATCGCCGCTTCCTGGCCCGGCACATGAAATCCCTGGAACGCTATTTCCACTACCGCAACCTGGATGTCTCGACCCTGAAGGAACTGGCGGCACGCTGGGCACCGCAAGTGCGTGACAGCTTCCAGAAGGGCAGTACCCACCTGGCACTGGACGACATCCGCGAGTCGATCGCCGAGCTGCAGCACTACCGCAAGCACTTCATCAAGTTCTGAGCGGTCGCGGGAGGCTCCTGCGGTGATCAGTGGGCCCCGGAGTGACTGGCCCGGCGGTTGCGCTCTTTTGGTGCGCCGGGCAAATGAGTAGACTGCGCGGCTTCTCCTGCCCGGATCGCCATCATGCTGCTGATGCTCTACCTCGTCGCCATTACCGCTGAAGCCATGACCGGGGCGCTGTCGGCCGGACGACGCGGCATGGACTGGTTCGGCGTGGTGCTGATCGCCTGCGTCACCGCTCTGGGCGGTGGCTCGGTGCGCGACGTGTTGCTGGGGCATTACCCGCTGACCTGGGTCAAGCACCCGGAATACCTGGTGCTGACGTCGGTCGCGGCCCTGGTGACGGTGTTCATCGCCCCGCTGATGCGCCACCTGCGTTCGCTGTTCCTGGTGCTCGATGCGCTGGGCCTGGTGGCCTTCACCCTGATCGGCT of the Pseudomonas vanderleydeniana genome contains:
- a CDS encoding molecular chaperone, giving the protein MSNPSPHLLLRAPTPTQLSLSFCDGTPRDLRRWIAELPKANLGETARLLYQGLAELNQFLTPSENRLQLLELLRPEVYYVCKHLERHFLNQSVVLDERPRKVANLCQALQNHLAIGYKQIAVRIASKFSKERAGLLTLAVQRALHCLNGPLIRANQLYCPVPEGLWLEVHQLYQVAVAHQLQQSTVRDELASQTQSLTIEQTYIVALLLGCSRCNQMRQNNIARLAEVLEPWSSLVKLQDAGLASSLFAVAPRTDAPPRYTSLFAIEQRSSLMGINTLALVEAMKDYLDQPAELRGQSRLLVPSGLSLDTLQHLCAAWGESAERSFQRTPGQGSLTLCIGMSALHFYLGGQRSFSEILKSPTASRAAHFSAQLANSAQKDSWALAFDAERHGSADTLLPYEEIQYHPTEADTSQAAANSAEDFPTFSLQIINHSPGGYCLAWPREVPSQLQAGELVGIQDATSHGWSVAVVRWIRQVRSGGTQMGIELIAPHAQPCGLQLVRNSEENSQYLRALLLPEISAIGVPATLLAPRLPFQEGHKVMINTNGDERRAALNTRKASTGSFNQFEYRLLEQPAAAGSTASGSDTGGQEEDFGSLWKTL
- a CDS encoding rhodanese-like domain-containing protein, producing MPDFSGLPLVIEPSDLLPRLDTPGLILVDLTSSARYSAGHIPGARFVDPKRTQLGQPPAPGLMPPKEALQALFGELGHNPDAVYVVYDDEGGGWAGRFIWLLDVIGHTRYHYLDGGLLAWLDEDLPLSEDSPAAAGGPVALTLHEAPTATRDYLQSRLGAADLAIWDARGPLEYSGEKVLAAKGGHIPGAVNFEWTAGMDKERSLRIRKDMPAILDSLGITPDKEVITHCQTHHRSGFTYLVAKALGYPRVKGYAGSWGEWGNHPDTPVEI
- a CDS encoding trimeric intracellular cation channel family protein, whose amino-acid sequence is MMLLMLYLVAITAEAMTGALSAGRRGMDWFGVVLIACVTALGGGSVRDVLLGHYPLTWVKHPEYLVLTSVAALVTVFIAPLMRHLRSLFLVLDALGLVAFTLIGCMTALEMGQGLMVASVSGVITGVFGGVLRDIFCNDIPLVFRRELYASVSFAAAWCFLGCTYWQLPSEQAILITLFGGFLLRLLAIRFHWEMPKFIYNDAH
- the orn gene encoding oligoribonuclease, which translates into the protein MQNPQNLIWIDLEMTGLDPDTDVIIEMATIVTDSDLNTLAEGPVIAIHQSDEILAGMDEWNTRQHGGSGLTQRVRESRISMAEAEAQTIAFLEQWVPKGKSPICGNSICQDRRFLARHMKSLERYFHYRNLDVSTLKELAARWAPQVRDSFQKGSTHLALDDIRESIAELQHYRKHFIKF
- the rsgA gene encoding small ribosomal subunit biogenesis GTPase RsgA: MAKRQLNRRQNWRIEKIQGERAARAAKRESQAVEALEGGDLGPEQTGLVIAHFGVQVEVEALEGELKGQVFRCHLRANLPALVTGDQVVWRPGNQGIGVIVAQLPRTTELKRPDSRGQLKPVAANVDMIVIVFAPLPEPHANLIDRYLVAAEHAGIRPLLLLNKFDLIDEHNAPALNALLAVYRQLGYPLLEVSAHHGNGMEQLQQQLDGRISVFVGQSGVGKSSLVNSLLPEVETRVGPLSELSGQGTHTTTTARLFHFPGGGELIDSPGIREFGLGHVSRADVEAGFIEFNDLIGTCRFRDCKHDREPGCALLKALEDGRIQQQRMNSYRSIIASLPQDTY
- the motA gene encoding flagellar motor stator protein MotA yields the protein MAKIIGIIVVFASVLGGYVLSHGKIAALIQPFEVMIIGGAALGAFLQSNPGYMTMHVVKKALSMFGSRFSHAFYMEVLGLIYEILNKSRREGMMAIEGDIEDAAASPIFAKYPAVLKDERMTAFICDYLRIMSSGNMAPHELEGLFDMELLSMKEELEHPSHAVTGIADGMPGFGIVAAVLGIVVTMASLGDGDQKSIGLHVGAALVGTFFGILAAYGFFGPLAQCLAHDAKEEVNVYEAIKASLVASASGMPPSLAVEFGRKVLYPKHRPSFAELEQAVRGR
- the asd gene encoding archaetidylserine decarboxylase (Phosphatidylserine decarboxylase is synthesized as a single chain precursor. Generation of the pyruvoyl active site from a Ser is coupled to cleavage of a Gly-Ser bond between the larger (beta) and smaller (alpha chains). It is an integral membrane protein.), encoding MKKSLFILSQYLLPHHLLSRLAGCIAECRVRWFKNAFTAWFAKRYQVDMSQALVEDLTAYEHFNAFFTRALKDGARPLDPTPGAILCPADGAVSQLGPIEHGRIFQAKGHSFSALELLGGDAALAAPFMGGEFATIYLSPKDYHRVHMPLAGTLREMVYVPGRLFSVNQTTAENVPELFARNERVVCLFDTERGPMAVVLVGAMIVASVETVWAGLVTPPKRELKTFRYDEAARAPIHLEKGAELGRFKLGSTAIVLFGPDQVKWAESLGAGSTVSMGQGLGLPKQA
- the motB gene encoding flagellar motor protein MotB, whose protein sequence is MENNQPIIIKRVKRFGGGHHGGAWKIAFADFATAMMAFFLVLWLMSTATPEQKIAIAGYFKDPIGFSESGTPYIIDLGGSPTLAPDKTLNPEVKSQPQPDKVTVDTDQVEGMAEQVEKERLELLLQELQNKVDESPQLQKFKDQILFEITPDGLRIQIMDAENRPMFDSGSARLKPYFEDILLAMADTIKAVPNKVSISGHTDAKPYSGTGDFGNWELSANRANAARRALVAGSYPDSQVARVVGYASSALFDKADPFNPVNRRIDIVVLTKKAQKAIEGEQGADEAKPDGAAPGAPGASNAAPADPNALPADKQPLPAHEVRQRLNIFEDGVLKMDETGKPKTGS
- a CDS encoding HDOD domain-containing protein, which codes for MTNETAVSSARPKTLQGWTKLLQGVRLPVPQDSHDRVCRAIADSRSSLRDIAELMQDSPALALSVICEANHHTQGSMTEPAENLEVAINRLGLKRTGELLERLPARLPEDIPIALRQLQLISQHASQQANGLFAARLARLWQDIHWGSLLFLAPLWPLALTHPKLLEAWELRVLHKHEPAAKVERELFGVRLLELCLAMAEFWRLPMWVTQGYQLLLNESKTLVRALRIARDSENPLHQQQQLDADPELQRWLNQPANTVLLANGLAVAAQQAWDSPHCLRWQYLSSLYLQQPMSELQQQIHQQAAQSANQHSMQDLWHPAEALIWPWHARRTHADQQPAAAPTAEAMGAWRKHCAQLLATPSRFTNAMHLTTVARDALAACGLRRVMILMTDRSRSALRVHQTAGLPAESSHLTLQVAQSTLLQRLMSQPTQLRLSPENAPQFLALLPNSLRAQFLPGEHLLLRSLSNNGRVVMVILGDQEGVPFSEITVQAFGKTVQCIEKALHAFTNRSA